The Xanthobacter flavus genome includes a window with the following:
- a CDS encoding DUF3141 domain-containing protein, giving the protein MNTADSNAGDRNPFFAAVTDGNAWTARQRALALTAQLSEWSTVGELTSKAAGRHFNSISATHGERLRATFNALTGLVAEVTKPRASPLALLGEFRAYATDRAQRTILMADCLRERGDTFFAHEAAGCPPVLIYDYEIAVDGRQLSRPCNYMLLKITPPEGVEVFAWKRPYVIIDPRAGHGAGIGGFKADSQVGVALKAGHPVYFAAFWRNPEPGQTLADVARAEASFVRYVQEKHPDAPKPVVIGNCQGGWATLVLGASNPDLTGPLVLNGAPVETWSGDVGSNPMRYNAGLLGGQVQPMFWSDYGDGVFDGAWLVLNFEMLNPGRTWFRKYYDVFEKVDTERGRFLEFEKWWSGFFLLNEPEIVWIVRELFVGNKLARNEARLEHGRVLDVKQIRSPIIVFASHGDNITPVKQAVNWIMDAYADETEIKIRGQRIVYMVHESIGHLGIFVSSSIAKREHQEVASTLKTIEALAPGLYEMIIEDETQDGAGKHFTVSFSERRLSDLPGYGDGRQDEVPFGAVERLSELQAELYDICVRPWVQACVTKASAEIGRQLHPLRLQRGLMSSRNPFLAALPGAAQSTAQNRQPVAPDNPFAIAEKLVADAIEQSFDIIRDVRDAWYETLFFSIYATPQARWFGRNFNFERTHKSKDELIGLPEVQSALLHVSSGGFVEAVIRMLILLADARGAVRRDRLERSARVLTKDEPFRSLKTDQRAQIIHEQSLIVEYAGPAAIGTLPDLLRTPEERRRAVEVVQFVPGLLSDMEPRTLAMLQRFRDVLGLPPATMDVLTDPLSTLTEAAQ; this is encoded by the coding sequence GTGAATACTGCGGACAGCAATGCGGGTGATCGCAATCCGTTCTTCGCGGCTGTAACCGACGGAAACGCCTGGACGGCCCGCCAGCGGGCGCTTGCGCTCACCGCCCAGCTCTCCGAGTGGTCGACCGTCGGCGAACTGACCTCCAAGGCCGCCGGCCGTCATTTCAACAGCATCTCGGCCACCCATGGCGAGCGCCTGCGCGCCACCTTCAATGCCCTCACCGGCCTCGTGGCGGAGGTGACGAAGCCGCGCGCCTCGCCCCTGGCGCTGCTGGGCGAGTTCCGCGCCTATGCCACCGACCGCGCCCAGCGCACCATCCTGATGGCGGACTGCCTGCGCGAGCGCGGCGACACCTTCTTCGCCCATGAGGCCGCCGGCTGCCCGCCGGTGCTGATCTATGATTACGAGATCGCCGTGGACGGGCGCCAGCTGTCGCGGCCCTGCAATTACATGCTGCTGAAGATCACCCCGCCCGAGGGCGTCGAGGTATTCGCCTGGAAGCGGCCCTATGTCATCATCGACCCGCGCGCCGGCCACGGCGCCGGCATCGGCGGCTTCAAGGCCGACAGCCAGGTGGGCGTGGCGCTGAAGGCGGGGCATCCGGTCTATTTCGCCGCCTTCTGGCGCAATCCCGAGCCGGGTCAGACCCTCGCCGACGTCGCCCGCGCCGAGGCGTCGTTCGTCCGCTACGTGCAGGAAAAGCACCCCGATGCGCCGAAGCCGGTTGTGATCGGGAACTGCCAGGGCGGCTGGGCGACGCTGGTGCTTGGCGCCTCCAATCCCGATCTCACCGGCCCCCTCGTGCTCAACGGCGCCCCGGTTGAAACCTGGTCCGGCGACGTGGGCTCGAACCCCATGCGCTACAATGCCGGCCTGCTCGGCGGGCAGGTCCAGCCCATGTTCTGGTCCGATTACGGCGACGGCGTCTTCGACGGCGCCTGGCTGGTGCTGAACTTCGAGATGCTGAATCCGGGCCGTACCTGGTTCCGCAAATATTACGACGTGTTCGAGAAGGTGGACACCGAGCGCGGCCGCTTTCTGGAATTCGAGAAGTGGTGGAGCGGCTTCTTCCTGCTCAACGAGCCGGAGATCGTCTGGATCGTGCGCGAGCTGTTCGTCGGCAACAAGCTCGCCCGCAACGAGGCGCGGCTGGAGCACGGGCGCGTGCTCGACGTGAAGCAGATCCGCTCGCCCATCATCGTGTTCGCGAGCCACGGCGACAACATCACCCCGGTGAAGCAGGCCGTGAACTGGATCATGGACGCCTATGCCGACGAGACCGAGATCAAGATCCGCGGCCAGCGCATCGTCTACATGGTCCACGAGTCCATCGGCCATCTCGGCATCTTCGTCTCCTCCTCCATCGCCAAGCGCGAGCATCAGGAGGTGGCTTCGACCCTGAAGACCATCGAGGCGCTGGCGCCCGGCCTCTATGAGATGATCATCGAGGACGAGACGCAGGACGGTGCCGGCAAGCATTTCACCGTGTCCTTCTCCGAACGCCGCCTCTCGGATCTGCCCGGATACGGCGATGGGCGGCAGGACGAGGTGCCCTTCGGCGCGGTGGAGCGCCTGTCCGAGCTGCAGGCCGAGCTCTACGACATCTGCGTGCGGCCCTGGGTGCAGGCCTGCGTGACCAAGGCGAGCGCGGAAATCGGCCGCCAGCTTCACCCGCTGCGGCTGCAACGCGGGCTCATGTCCTCGCGCAATCCCTTCCTCGCCGCGCTCCCCGGCGCGGCCCAGTCGACGGCCCAGAACCGCCAGCCGGTGGCGCCGGACAACCCGTTCGCCATTGCCGAGAAGCTTGTCGCCGATGCTATCGAGCAGAGCTTCGACATCATCCGCGACGTACGCGACGCCTGGTACGAGACGCTGTTCTTCTCCATCTATGCCACGCCGCAGGCGCGGTGGTTCGGCCGCAACTTCAATTTCGAGCGCACCCACAAGTCCAAGGATGAGCTGATCGGCCTGCCCGAGGTGCAGTCGGCGCTGCTGCACGTCTCGTCGGGCGGCTTCGTGGAAGCGGTCATCCGCATGCTGATCCTTTTGGCCGATGCGCGCGGCGCGGTGCGGCGCGACCGGCTGGAGCGGTCCGCCCGCGTGCTCACCAAGGACGAGCCGTTCCGCTCGCTGAAGACGGATCAGCGCGCCCAGATCATCCACGAGCAGAGCCTGATCGTGGAATATGCCGGCCCGGCGGCCATCGGAACCCTGCCGGACCTGCTGCGCACGCCCGAAGAGCGGCGCCGGGCGGTCGAGGTGGTGCAGTTCGTGCCCGGCCTGCTGTCAGACATGGAGCCGCGTACCCTTGCCATGCTCCAGCGCTTCCGCGACGTGCTCGGCTTGCCGCCGGCGACGATGGACGTGCTGACCGATCCCCTCAGCACCCTGACGGAGGCGGCGCAATAG
- a CDS encoding alpha/beta fold hydrolase, producing the protein MKRDTFHAQDGASLAFSDVGTGRPLLALAGFTRNSRDFDYLGRHLHDVRLIRLDSRGRGESQWTGADTYTALQESDDAIALLDHLAIPRAAVIGSSRGGILAMLMAMKAPARVAGVCLNDVGPVMERAGLERIGAYIGVEPAVTTLEEIADRMPQAMPGFHHVPELRWEEETIRRYVQTETGIALPYDPDLRLSFQKALAAPPTDAWPLFDACAGVPVALIRGANSDVLSAGAAAAMAARRPDLIYAEVPDRGHTPFLDEPEALAAIREWLDRCSFTAQAAPAQQKLAG; encoded by the coding sequence ATGAAGAGAGACACCTTTCACGCGCAGGATGGCGCAAGCCTCGCCTTCTCAGACGTCGGCACGGGGCGGCCGCTGCTGGCACTGGCCGGCTTCACCCGCAATTCGCGCGATTTCGACTATCTCGGCCGCCACCTGCACGACGTGCGGCTGATCCGGCTCGACAGCCGGGGCCGGGGCGAGTCCCAGTGGACGGGGGCCGACACATACACCGCGCTTCAGGAGAGCGACGACGCGATCGCGCTGCTGGACCATCTCGCCATCCCGCGCGCCGCCGTCATCGGCTCCTCCCGGGGCGGCATTCTCGCCATGCTGATGGCCATGAAGGCGCCGGCGCGCGTGGCCGGCGTCTGCCTCAACGATGTCGGCCCGGTGATGGAGCGCGCGGGGCTGGAGCGCATCGGCGCCTATATCGGCGTCGAGCCCGCTGTCACCACGCTGGAGGAGATCGCCGACCGCATGCCGCAGGCCATGCCCGGCTTCCACCACGTCCCGGAACTGCGGTGGGAGGAGGAGACCATCCGCCGCTACGTCCAGACGGAGACAGGCATCGCCCTCCCATATGATCCAGACCTGCGCCTGTCGTTCCAGAAGGCTCTCGCCGCGCCGCCGACGGATGCCTGGCCCCTGTTCGACGCCTGCGCAGGCGTGCCGGTGGCTTTGATCCGCGGCGCCAATTCCGATGTGCTGAGCGCCGGCGCCGCCGCGGCGATGGCCGCCCGGCGTCCGGATCTGATCTATGCCGAGGTGCCGGACCGCGGCCACACGCCCTTCCTCGACGAGCCGGAGGCGCTGGCGGCGATCCGTGAATGGCTGGACCGCTGCTCTTTCACCGCGCAGGCAGCGCCCGCGCAGCAGAAGCTGGCGGGCTGA
- a CDS encoding IclR family transcriptional regulator domain-containing protein, whose product MGGLAKGLSVIETFTAERPRQSIAEVSAASGLDRATARRCLLTLAHLGYADYDGKFFTLTPRVLRLGTACLAAMPLPQMVQPWLDRLSEDLGESSSVSILDADEIVYVARAAQRRVMSIALMPGSRLPAYCTSMGRVLLAALPEAEAMRRLRLNPLAARTPLTLTDPDAVMGAVRRARERGHAVIDQEVELGLRSIAVPLLNARGVTVAALNLGLPTHAGDAEALVARYLPPLERVQGEIRKILR is encoded by the coding sequence ATGGGCGGGCTCGCCAAGGGGCTCTCGGTGATCGAGACCTTCACCGCCGAGCGGCCGCGCCAGTCCATCGCCGAGGTGTCCGCCGCGAGCGGGCTCGACCGGGCGACGGCGCGGCGCTGCCTGCTCACGCTCGCCCACCTCGGCTATGCGGACTATGACGGGAAGTTCTTCACCCTCACGCCCCGCGTGCTGAGGCTCGGAACCGCCTGCCTCGCGGCCATGCCGTTGCCGCAGATGGTGCAGCCCTGGCTCGACCGGCTCTCGGAGGATCTGGGGGAGAGTTCCTCCGTCTCCATCCTCGACGCGGACGAGATCGTCTATGTGGCGCGCGCGGCGCAGCGCCGGGTGATGTCCATCGCCCTCATGCCCGGCTCGCGCCTGCCGGCCTATTGCACCTCCATGGGCCGCGTGCTCCTCGCCGCCTTGCCGGAGGCGGAGGCGATGCGCCGCCTGCGCCTCAATCCGCTCGCCGCGCGCACGCCGCTGACGCTGACCGATCCGGACGCGGTTATGGGGGCTGTGCGGCGGGCGCGGGAGCGTGGCCATGCGGTGATCGACCAGGAGGTGGAACTCGGCCTGCGCTCCATCGCGGTGCCGCTCCTCAATGCGCGGGGCGTCACCGTCGCGGCGCTCAACCTCGGCCTGCCCACCCATGCCGGCGACGCGGAGGCGCTGGTGGCGCGCTATCTTCCGCCGCTGGAACGGGTGCAGGGGGAAATCCGCAAGATCCTGCGATAG
- a CDS encoding 3-oxoacid CoA-transferase subunit A, protein MDKTIATPAEAVADIGDNATVMIGGFGGSGAPIELIHALIDRFVKTGSPRNLTVVNNNAGNGHVGLAAMIEVGMVGKLICSFPRSADPRVFTQKYLAGEIALELVPQGTLAERIRAGGAGIPAFYTPTSYGTDLADGKPTAEFDGRSYVQERWLKADFALVKAHLGDRLGNLTYNKAARNFGPLMCSAARHAIVQVSQLVPPGTIDPEHVVTPGIFVSRVVEVPSPAQEELLNRAGATYP, encoded by the coding sequence ATGGACAAGACGATCGCCACACCCGCGGAGGCGGTGGCCGACATCGGCGACAACGCCACGGTGATGATCGGAGGCTTCGGCGGCTCCGGCGCGCCCATCGAGCTGATCCACGCGCTCATCGACCGTTTCGTGAAGACCGGCTCGCCGCGCAACCTCACGGTGGTCAACAACAATGCCGGCAACGGCCATGTCGGCCTCGCCGCCATGATCGAGGTGGGGATGGTGGGCAAGCTCATCTGCTCCTTCCCCCGCTCGGCGGATCCGCGCGTCTTCACGCAGAAGTATCTCGCCGGGGAAATCGCGCTGGAGCTGGTGCCGCAGGGCACCCTCGCCGAGCGCATCCGCGCGGGCGGCGCCGGCATCCCGGCCTTCTACACGCCGACCTCCTACGGCACGGACCTCGCCGACGGGAAGCCCACGGCAGAGTTCGACGGCCGCTCCTACGTGCAGGAGCGCTGGCTGAAGGCCGATTTCGCGCTGGTGAAGGCGCATCTGGGCGACCGCCTCGGCAACCTGACCTACAACAAGGCGGCCCGCAATTTCGGCCCGCTCATGTGCTCGGCCGCGCGGCACGCCATCGTGCAGGTGTCGCAGCTGGTGCCGCCCGGCACCATCGATCCCGAGCATGTCGTCACCCCCGGCATCTTCGTCTCGCGCGTGGTGGAAGTGCCCAGCCCCGCCCAGGAAGAGCTGCTGAACCGCGCCGGAGCAACCTATCCATGA
- a CDS encoding 3-oxoacid CoA-transferase subunit B, translating into MTASDDTKLSNAQIAWRAAQDIADGAYVNLGIGFPEMVARYQPAGREVIYHTENGILDFGQEPPEGEEDWDLINAGKKAVTLKPGSAFFHHADSFAMVRGGHLDVAILGAYQVAQNGDLANWSVGAKGVPAVGGAMDLVHGAKRVAVITEHVTKAGEPKLLDRCTLPLTGVGCVTRVYTSLAVVDIEGGRFVLREKLPTITLEKLQSLTGAELVIAGPVADLIVPQL; encoded by the coding sequence ATGACCGCCAGCGACGATACCAAGCTCTCCAACGCCCAGATCGCCTGGCGCGCGGCGCAGGACATCGCCGACGGCGCCTATGTGAACCTCGGCATCGGCTTCCCCGAGATGGTCGCGCGCTATCAGCCGGCCGGCCGCGAGGTGATCTACCACACCGAGAACGGCATCCTCGACTTTGGCCAGGAGCCGCCCGAGGGCGAAGAGGACTGGGACCTCATCAACGCCGGCAAGAAGGCGGTGACGCTGAAGCCCGGCTCGGCCTTCTTCCACCATGCCGACAGCTTCGCCATGGTGCGCGGCGGGCATCTGGACGTCGCCATCCTCGGCGCCTACCAGGTGGCGCAGAACGGCGACCTCGCCAACTGGAGCGTCGGCGCGAAGGGCGTGCCCGCGGTGGGCGGGGCCATGGACCTCGTGCATGGCGCCAAGCGCGTCGCGGTCATCACCGAGCACGTCACCAAGGCGGGCGAGCCGAAGCTGCTGGACCGCTGCACCCTGCCCCTCACCGGGGTCGGCTGCGTCACGCGGGTCTATACCAGCCTCGCCGTGGTGGACATCGAGGGCGGCCGCTTCGTGCTGCGCGAGAAGCTGCCCACGATCACGCTGGAGAAGCTCCAGTCCCTTACCGGGGCGGAGCTGGTCATCGCCGGCCCCGTGGCCGATCTCATCGTTCCCCAGCTCTAG
- the pcaF gene encoding 3-oxoadipyl-CoA thiolase, whose amino-acid sequence MKDVFICDYVRTPIGRFGGALASVRADDLGAVPLKALMARNTGVDFEAVDDVIFGCANQAGEDNRNVARMSLLLAGLPVGVPGTTINRLCGSGMDAIIAAARAIKAGEASLMIAGGVESMSRAPFVMPKADTAFSRHAEIHDTTIGWRFVNPLMKAQYGVDSMPETGENVAEDFAVNRADQDAFALRSQAKAAAAQANGRLAREIVPVSIPQRKGDPVLVERDEHPRATTIEALAKLPTPFRKGGSVTAGNASGVNDGAAALILADAETAARYGLTPIARVLGGAAAGVPPRIMGIGPAPASKKLMARLGLTPADFDVIELNEAFASQGLATLRDLGVADDDARVNPNGGAIALGHPLGMSGARITGTAALELSLTGGRRSLSTMCIGVGQGIAVALERV is encoded by the coding sequence ATGAAGGATGTCTTCATCTGCGATTACGTTCGCACGCCCATCGGCCGCTTCGGCGGCGCGCTCGCCTCGGTGCGGGCGGACGATCTCGGCGCGGTGCCCCTGAAGGCGCTCATGGCGCGCAATACCGGCGTGGATTTCGAGGCGGTGGACGACGTGATCTTCGGCTGCGCCAACCAGGCGGGCGAGGACAATCGCAACGTCGCGCGCATGTCGCTGCTGCTTGCCGGCCTGCCCGTCGGCGTGCCGGGCACCACCATCAACCGGCTGTGCGGCTCGGGCATGGATGCCATCATCGCCGCCGCCCGCGCCATCAAGGCGGGCGAGGCGTCGCTGATGATCGCCGGCGGCGTGGAATCCATGTCCCGCGCCCCGTTCGTCATGCCCAAGGCGGACACCGCCTTCTCGCGCCATGCGGAGATCCACGACACCACCATCGGCTGGCGCTTCGTGAACCCGCTGATGAAGGCGCAGTATGGCGTCGATTCGATGCCGGAGACCGGCGAGAACGTCGCCGAGGACTTCGCCGTCAACCGCGCCGACCAGGACGCCTTCGCCTTGCGCTCGCAGGCCAAGGCGGCGGCGGCGCAGGCGAACGGGCGGCTGGCGCGGGAGATCGTTCCCGTCTCCATCCCCCAGCGCAAGGGCGACCCCGTCCTCGTGGAGCGGGACGAGCATCCGCGCGCCACCACCATCGAGGCGCTGGCGAAGCTCCCCACACCGTTCCGCAAGGGCGGCTCGGTGACGGCGGGCAACGCCTCGGGCGTCAACGACGGCGCCGCGGCGCTGATCCTCGCCGATGCGGAGACGGCCGCGAGATACGGTCTCACCCCCATCGCCCGCGTGCTCGGCGGAGCGGCGGCCGGCGTGCCGCCGCGCATCATGGGCATCGGCCCGGCGCCGGCCTCCAAGAAGCTGATGGCGCGCCTCGGCCTCACACCGGCCGATTTCGACGTGATCGAGCTGAACGAGGCCTTCGCCTCCCAAGGCCTCGCCACCCTGCGCGACCTCGGCGTCGCCGATGACGACGCGCGGGTAAACCCCAATGGCGGCGCCATCGCGCTCGGCCATCCCCTCGGCATGTCCGGCGCGCGCATCACCGGCACGGCGGCGCTGGAACTGTCGCTGACCGGCGGCCGGCGTTCGCTGAGCACCATGTGCATCGGCGTCGGCCAGGGCATCGCGGTGGCGCTGGAGCGGGTGTGA
- a CDS encoding NADPH-dependent FMN reductase: MASDARPIRVVGISGSLRKGSYNTMALKAAMELAPEGMTIEAAEIGDLPHYNDDVRLAGYPPEVERFRAQLAAADAILFVTPEYNYSIPGVLKNAIDWASRPPSQPFDNKPVAIMGASMGVLGTARAQYQLRQMLVFLNAFPLNKPEVMIGAAQTKFDASGALTDEATADFIRQLLTALATWTERLR; the protein is encoded by the coding sequence ATGGCAAGCGATGCCCGCCCGATCCGGGTGGTGGGAATTTCCGGCAGCCTGCGCAAGGGCTCCTACAACACGATGGCCCTCAAGGCAGCCATGGAGCTTGCCCCCGAGGGCATGACCATCGAGGCGGCCGAAATCGGCGACCTGCCGCACTACAATGACGACGTGCGCCTCGCCGGCTATCCGCCGGAGGTGGAGCGCTTCCGCGCCCAGCTTGCGGCGGCGGATGCCATCCTGTTCGTGACGCCCGAGTACAATTACTCCATCCCCGGCGTGCTGAAGAACGCCATCGACTGGGCCTCGCGCCCGCCGAGCCAGCCGTTCGACAACAAGCCGGTGGCCATCATGGGCGCCAGCATGGGCGTGCTCGGCACCGCGCGGGCGCAGTATCAGTTGCGGCAGATGCTGGTGTTCCTGAATGCCTTCCCGCTCAACAAGCCGGAAGTGATGATCGGCGCCGCGCAGACCAAGTTCGACGCCTCGGGCGCCCTCACCGACGAGGCGACGGCCGACTTCATCCGCCAGCTCCTCACCGCGCTCGCGACCTGGACCGAGCGCCTGCGCTGA
- a CDS encoding YciI family protein has protein sequence MLFAIHGIDRPGALDTRLAHYEAHKAFLSDTSALGVKIVMSGPLVADDGTTMIGSLFLIEAPDRAAVEAFNAADPFRKADIWERVTITGFLRRQG, from the coding sequence ATGCTGTTCGCCATCCACGGTATCGACCGCCCCGGCGCGCTCGACACCCGCCTCGCCCATTACGAGGCGCACAAGGCCTTCCTGTCCGACACCTCCGCGCTCGGGGTCAAGATCGTCATGTCCGGTCCGCTGGTGGCCGACGATGGAACCACGATGATCGGCAGCCTCTTCCTCATCGAGGCGCCGGACCGCGCGGCCGTCGAGGCGTTCAACGCGGCCGACCCCTTCAGGAAGGCGGACATCTGGGAGCGTGTGACCATCACCGGCTTCCTGCGCCGTCAGGGTTGA
- a CDS encoding sugar ABC transporter substrate-binding protein — protein sequence MKTLKSNLKLIAAALPVALLSTGALAADETIAVFTKNQTNPYFQTVRVGAEVAAKSMGAKVVHYIPTKPDSIPEQLSQIEDVIVKKPSAIVFVPVDYKAMVPGVEQINDAKIPVVNVTDRSAGGKFLAFVGADDYSLGLETGRYLLKEMGGKGNVVILEGVKGSLTNIDRVRGFNDAIKENKDVKLLASQPANYQRLQGLQVMENLMQSHPQIDGVLAANDAMAIGAIEALDGANRKAKVIGINGTKEAVDAIKAGKLLASGDYNGFVQGCIGTMVAIRALRNEAIVTEVVLKPTVVNASNYQPYDVPLDARACPSWADAAAMATKAPTKTN from the coding sequence ATGAAGACGTTGAAGTCGAACCTCAAGCTCATCGCCGCGGCGCTGCCGGTGGCGCTCCTGTCCACCGGCGCACTCGCCGCGGACGAGACCATCGCTGTCTTCACCAAGAACCAGACCAACCCGTATTTCCAGACCGTGCGCGTGGGCGCCGAGGTGGCGGCGAAGTCCATGGGCGCCAAGGTGGTGCACTACATTCCCACCAAGCCGGATTCGATCCCCGAGCAGCTCAGCCAGATCGAGGACGTGATCGTCAAGAAGCCGAGCGCCATCGTCTTCGTGCCGGTGGACTACAAGGCCATGGTGCCCGGGGTGGAGCAGATCAACGACGCCAAGATTCCGGTGGTGAACGTCACCGACCGTTCGGCCGGCGGCAAGTTCCTCGCCTTCGTCGGCGCGGACGACTACAGCCTCGGCCTGGAAACCGGCCGCTACCTGCTCAAGGAGATGGGCGGCAAGGGCAATGTGGTGATCCTTGAGGGCGTGAAGGGCTCGCTCACCAACATCGACCGGGTGCGCGGCTTCAATGACGCCATCAAGGAAAACAAGGACGTGAAGCTGCTCGCCAGCCAGCCGGCGAACTACCAGCGCCTGCAGGGCCTGCAGGTGATGGAGAACCTGATGCAGTCCCATCCGCAGATCGACGGCGTGCTGGCCGCCAACGACGCCATGGCCATCGGCGCCATCGAGGCGCTGGACGGCGCCAACCGCAAGGCCAAGGTCATCGGCATCAACGGCACGAAGGAGGCGGTGGACGCCATCAAGGCCGGCAAGCTGCTGGCCTCGGGCGACTACAACGGCTTCGTGCAGGGCTGCATCGGCACCATGGTGGCCATCCGCGCGCTGCGCAACGAGGCCATCGTGACCGAAGTGGTGCTGAAGCCCACCGTGGTCAACGCCTCCAACTACCAGCCCTACGACGTGCCGCTGGACGCCCGCGCCTGCCCGAGCTGGGCGGACGCTGCCGCCATGGCCACCAAGGCGCCCACCAAGACCAACTGA
- a CDS encoding ABC transporter permease, with translation MSLAGDISAGTPRIHLSKDMQQLIYRLLAAGLLCVALSVATDAFFTTNNILNVLRQASLLFFLASGLTLVILTGGLDLSVGANIGLSACLAATVIKGTGSPALGTLTGLASGCAIGICNGLMVAKLRIPSFIATYGMLWVLHGLTYYYMAGETIHGFPPGFRQIGSGYFLGIPIPVYLMVGFLVAGAVFAQRTVWGQQIYAIGANPVAARLSGIPVDRRLILVYAFSGAMAGVASIVFLARLNSAEGDIGEAMTLPAIAAVLIGGASLFGGVGSVFGTFVGALILTLVLNGMNLLAVNASWQPLVTGVIVVFAVWLDMISRKRS, from the coding sequence ATGAGCCTCGCCGGCGACATCTCCGCGGGCACGCCCCGCATCCATCTGTCCAAGGACATGCAGCAGCTGATCTACCGGCTGCTGGCGGCGGGCCTCCTGTGCGTGGCGCTGAGCGTCGCGACGGATGCCTTCTTCACCACCAACAACATCCTCAACGTGCTCAGGCAGGCGAGCCTCCTGTTCTTCCTCGCCTCGGGGCTGACGCTGGTGATCCTCACCGGCGGGCTCGACCTCTCGGTGGGCGCGAACATCGGGCTGTCCGCCTGCCTCGCCGCCACCGTCATCAAGGGCACCGGCTCGCCGGCGCTGGGCACCCTCACCGGGCTCGCCAGCGGCTGCGCCATCGGCATCTGCAACGGGCTGATGGTAGCGAAGCTGCGCATCCCCTCCTTCATCGCCACCTATGGCATGCTGTGGGTGCTGCACGGGCTGACCTATTATTACATGGCCGGCGAGACCATCCACGGCTTCCCGCCCGGCTTCCGGCAGATCGGCTCGGGCTATTTCCTCGGCATCCCGATCCCGGTCTACCTCATGGTCGGCTTCCTCGTGGCCGGTGCCGTCTTCGCCCAGCGCACCGTGTGGGGGCAGCAGATCTATGCCATCGGCGCGAACCCGGTGGCGGCGCGGCTTTCGGGCATCCCGGTCGATCGGCGCCTGATCCTCGTCTACGCCTTCTCCGGCGCCATGGCGGGCGTCGCCTCCATCGTCTTCCTTGCCCGGCTGAACTCGGCCGAGGGCGACATCGGCGAGGCGATGACGCTGCCGGCCATCGCGGCGGTGCTCATCGGAGGCGCTTCGCTGTTCGGCGGGGTGGGCAGCGTGTTCGGCACCTTCGTCGGCGCGCTCATCCTCACGCTGGTGCTGAACGGCATGAACCTGCTCGCGGTCAACGCGAGCTGGCAGCCTCTGGTGACGGGCGTGATCGTCGTCTTCGCCGTGTGGCTCGACATGATCAGCCGCAAGCGGTCCTGA